A window of the Oncorhynchus kisutch isolate 150728-3 linkage group LG12, Okis_V2, whole genome shotgun sequence genome harbors these coding sequences:
- the LOC116352786 gene encoding C-type lectin domain family 4 member E isoform X1: MDDYVNKEVVEIDKVIEGNQNGAMRRVTTETHPSAPDGSGRRLYGMVAVGFGMLCVLQVALNISLRLVSDSLTEERDQLPASYNDLIIERDQLDKEKEYTVGKCSNPGWNKFESCWYFVSSETKTWSESRQDCMERGADLMIVNSREKQRFLFALNKRAWIGLTDRETEGSWKWVDGTPLITSYWIIDQPNNGRSVSTFPGEDCVVLRNGQDQPEKTWNDINCAQKHIWICEMCNNNLL, from the exons ATGGATGACTACGTCAACAAAGAGGTTGTTGAAATTGACAAGGTTATTGAAGGAAACCAGAATGGAGCAATGAGGAGAGTGACAACTGAGACACatccctcag CACCTGACGGTTCAGGGAGAAGACTCTACGGGATGGTTGCTGTAGGCTTTGGGATGCTGTGTGTTCTACAAGTCGCTCTCAACATCTCCCTGCGACTAGTCT CAGACAgtctgactgaagagagagaccagctaccgGCCAGTTACAACGACCTGattatagagagagaccagctcgaCAAGGAGAAAGAGTATACTGTGGGAAAGTGTTCTAATCCGG GCTGGAACAAGTTTGAATCCTGTTGGTACTTCGTCTCTTCTGAGACTAAAACCTGGAGTGAGAGCAGGCAGGACTGtatggagagaggagcagacctgATGATCGTAAAcagcagagagaaacag AGATTTCTATTTGCCCTCAACAAGAGAGCCTGGATTggtctgactgacagagagactgaggggtCCTGGAAATGGGTTGACGGCACACCACTAATAACAAG TTACTGGATAATCGACCAGCCTAATAATGGACGAAGTGTTTCAACCTTTCCGGGGGAGGACTGTGTTGTACTAAGAAATGGACAAGACCAGCCTGAAAAGACATGGAATGATATAAATTGTGCACAAAAACATATCTGGATTTGTGAGATGTGTAACAATAACCTACTGTAA
- the LOC116352786 gene encoding C-type lectin domain family 4 member E isoform X2, with product MDDYVNKEVVEIDKVIEGNQNGAMRRVTTETHPSAPDGSGRRLYGMVAVGFGMLCVLQVALNISLRLVYSLTEERDQLPASYNDLIIERDQLDKEKEYTVGKCSNPGWNKFESCWYFVSSETKTWSESRQDCMERGADLMIVNSREKQRFLFALNKRAWIGLTDRETEGSWKWVDGTPLITSYWIIDQPNNGRSVSTFPGEDCVVLRNGQDQPEKTWNDINCAQKHIWICEMCNNNLL from the exons ATGGATGACTACGTCAACAAAGAGGTTGTTGAAATTGACAAGGTTATTGAAGGAAACCAGAATGGAGCAATGAGGAGAGTGACAACTGAGACACatccctcag CACCTGACGGTTCAGGGAGAAGACTCTACGGGATGGTTGCTGTAGGCTTTGGGATGCTGTGTGTTCTACAAGTCGCTCTCAACATCTCCCTGCGACTAGTCT ACAgtctgactgaagagagagaccagctaccgGCCAGTTACAACGACCTGattatagagagagaccagctcgaCAAGGAGAAAGAGTATACTGTGGGAAAGTGTTCTAATCCGG GCTGGAACAAGTTTGAATCCTGTTGGTACTTCGTCTCTTCTGAGACTAAAACCTGGAGTGAGAGCAGGCAGGACTGtatggagagaggagcagacctgATGATCGTAAAcagcagagagaaacag AGATTTCTATTTGCCCTCAACAAGAGAGCCTGGATTggtctgactgacagagagactgaggggtCCTGGAAATGGGTTGACGGCACACCACTAATAACAAG TTACTGGATAATCGACCAGCCTAATAATGGACGAAGTGTTTCAACCTTTCCGGGGGAGGACTGTGTTGTACTAAGAAATGGACAAGACCAGCCTGAAAAGACATGGAATGATATAAATTGTGCACAAAAACATATCTGGATTTGTGAGATGTGTAACAATAACCTACTGTAA